The following are encoded together in the Chlorocebus sabaeus isolate Y175 chromosome 20, mChlSab1.0.hap1, whole genome shotgun sequence genome:
- the OR10Z1 gene encoding olfactory receptor 10Z1 — MGQTNVTSWRDFVFLGFSSSGKLQHLLFALFLSLYLVTLTSNVFIIIAIRLDSHLHTPMYLFLVFLSFSETCYTLGIIPRMLFGLVMGDQAISYVGCAAQMFFSASWACTNCFLLAAMGFDRYVAICAPLHYASHMNPTLCAQLVVTSFLIGYLFGLGMTLVIFHLSFCSSHEIQHFFCDTPPVLSLACGDTGLSELGILILSLLVLLVSFFFITISYAYILAAILKIPSTEGQKKAFSICASHLTVVIIHYGCASFMYLRPKASYSLERDQLIAMTYTVVTPLLNPIVYSLRNRAVQTALRNAFRGRLLVKR, encoded by the coding sequence ATGGGGCAAACCAATGTAACCTCCTGGAGGGATTTTGTCTTCCTGGGCTTCTCCAGTTCTGGGAAGTTGCAACACCTTCTCTTTGCCTTGTTCCTCTCTCTGTATCTCGTCACTCTGACCAGCAATGTCTTCATTATCATAGCCATTCGGCTGGATAGCCATCTGCACACCCCCATGTACCTCTTCCTTGTCTTCCTATCCTTCTCCGAGACCTGCTACACTTTGGGCATCATCCCTAGGATGCTCTTTGGCCTGGTTATGGGGGACCAGGCTATCTCCTATGTGGGCTGTGCTGCCCAGATGTTCTTTTCTGCCTCATGGGCCTGTACTAACTGCTTCCTTCTGGCTGCCATGGGCTTTGACAGATATGTGGCCATCTGTGCCCCACTGCACTATGCCAGCCACATGAATCCTACCCTCTGTGCCCAGCTGGTTGTTACTTCCTTCCTGATTGGATACCTCTTTGGACTGGGAATGACACTAGTTATTTTCCACCTCTCATTCTGCAGCTCCCATGAAATCCAGCACTTTTTTTGTGACACACCACCAGTGCTGAGCCTAGCCTGTGGGGATACAGGCCTGAGTGAGCTGGGGATCCTCATCCTCAGTCTTCTGGTCCTCTTGGTCTCCTTCTTCTTCATCACCATCTCCTACGCCTACATCTTGGCAGCAATACTGAAGATCCCCTCTACTGAGGGGCAGAAGAAGGCCTTCTCCATTTGTGCCTCGCACCTCACAGTGGTCATTATTCACTACGGCTGTGCCTCCTTCATGTACTTGAGGCCCAAAGCCAGCTACTCTCTTGAGAGAGATCAGCTTATTGCCATGACCTATACTGTAGTGACTCCACTCCTTAACCCCATTGTTTATAGTCTAAGGAATAGGGCTGTACAGACTGCTCTGAGGAATGCTTTCAGAGGGAGATTGCTGGTTAAAAGATGA
- the OR10X1 gene encoding olfactory receptor 10X1, whose translation MMKINQTVLKEFILVGFSVYPHVQTFLFVVFFCLYLLTLAGNLTIMGLTWVDRSLHTPMYLFLCSLSFSETCYTLTIIPKMLKDLLAKDGNISVIGCSLQMCFFLGLGGTHCIILTLMGYDRFLAICNPLKYPLLMTNIVCGQLVASAWAAGFFISLTETALIFRGSFCRSNLVKHFFCHMRAVIRLSCIDSNLTEFIVTLISVSGLLGTFLLIILTYVFIISTVLRIPSAEGKQKAFSTCASHLTVVVIHFGFASIVYLKPEASGDDTLIAVPYTVIIPFLSPIIFSLRNKDMKNAFRRMMGNTIALKNNLKLLLLV comes from the coding sequence ATGATGAAGATCAACCAGACAGTCCTGAAGGAATTCATTCTTGTTGGCTTTTCTGTGTACCCACATGTACAGACATTTCTTTTTGTGGTCTTCTTTTGTCTCTACCTTCTCACCCTTGCAGGTAATCTGACCATCATGGGCCTAACCTGGGTGGACAGGTCCCTCCACACCCCTATGTATCTCTTCCTTTGTTCACTCTCCTTCTCTGAGACCTGCTACACACTGACCATCATCCCAAAGATGCTGAAAGATCTACTGGCCAAGGACGGAAACATTTCAGTTATAGGTTGTAGCTTACAGATGTGCTTCTTCTTGGGACTTGGTGGTACACACTGTATCATCCTCACTTTGATGGGATATGACCGCTTCCTTGCCATCTGTAACCCTCTAAAATATCCACTGCTTATGACCAACATTGTATGTGGACAACTTGTGGCCTCTGCTTGGGCTGCAGGCTTCTTTATCTCTCTTACAGAGACTGCACTGATATTCAGGGGCTCTTTCTGCAGATCCAACCTTGTCAAACACTTCTTCTGCCATATGCGGGCAGTTATTAGGCTCTCCTGTATAGACAGTAATCTGACAGAATTCATTGTAACATTGATCTCAGTGTCCGGCTTGCTGGGTACCTTTCTGCTCATCATCCTGACTTATGTCTTCATTATTTCTACTGTCCTCAGGATTCCTTCAGCTGAGGGCAAGCAGAAGGCCTTCTCCACCTGTGCCTCCCATCTCACAGTGGTTGTAATCCACTTTGGTTTTGCATCTATTGTTTATTTGAAGCCAGAAGCCTCAGGAGATGACACACTCATAGCAGTCCCTTATACTGTCATTATCCCCTTCCTCAGCCCCATCATATTCAGCCTGAGGAATAAGGACATGAAAAATGCTTTTAGAAGAATGATGGGAAACACAATTGCCTTGAAAAATAATCTTAAGTTGTTGCTGCTTGTTTGA